A genomic window from Lycium barbarum isolate Lr01 chromosome 4, ASM1917538v2, whole genome shotgun sequence includes:
- the LOC132636170 gene encoding PX domain-containing protein EREL1 isoform X4 encodes MQRQSPPKHRHDGTSPLPLGMDWSPPPKNWAGRETVWPHDPHTGWSYCVTIPSRVVLAKSTNSDPIVFYRVLVGLQSPEGNTTTRVVLRRFNDFLKFLAAEDFNNHRVLNSVVDSVSQLKRMFPRKNIPPAPPKGFLRMKTRTLLEERRSSLEEWMTKLLSDIDVSRSVPVASFLELEAAARSSFLDENQHASESNPSVNSSVSSLQVHPNLSLSAIAGSSSLTSDYGSDTAYEISDVGTPRLGRDNNSDFGTDDLSLDEDATSPIDKFVKFGMSNIDEGLFMGQAILEQLGNYPRHRVHSRESNKFEDNNKANGNASKSSDLVVGTDGMNRLSLERENTKVIRHARKLSGESIGSDTSSQRGSELSGSAIPSLYGQGLVDVPRAAETSANIENTDLLLPSDVQLLLLSDQRQKMNRVLATMQRRLITAKTDMEDLISRLNQEIAVKDYLTTKRLYEEERKANEQARTSFMKLLNECQVLRQRFEECNINLVNENEDDLAMDPSCSDALNLLTTYDNQINLILSEVNTDQGADSSSATAEKVNDVNTDSWTVDEKLRNMLTNVLVDNGKLRKQVNSVMRYALKKKMSSPGESEDPSSETIQNKHLDS; translated from the exons ATGCAGAGGCAAAGTCCGCCGAAGCATAGACATGATGGGACTTCGCCTTTGCCATTGGGTATGGATTGGAGCCCTCCTCCCAAGAATTGG GCTGGACGAGAAACTGTTTGGCCTCATGATCCTCACACGGGCTGGAGCTACTGTGTTACAATTCCTTCGCGGGTTGTCCTGGCAAAATCGACAAATTCAGATCCCATAGTG TTTTACAGGGTTTTGGTTGGCTTACAATCACCAGAAGGGAATACAACTACACGGGTCGTATTAAGAAGGTTCAAtgatttcttgaagtttcttgctGCT GAGGATTTTAATAATCACAGGGTACTTAATAGTGTGGTTGATTCTGTGTCACAGCTGAAAAGAATGTTTCCGAGGAAGAATATTCCTCCTGCCCCACCCAAGGGTTTCTTGCGGATGAAAACTAGAACCCTTCTAGAAGAG AGAAGGTCCTCCTTGGAGGAATGGATGACCAAATTACTATCTGATATTGATGTATCAAGAAGTGTTCCAGTGGCATCTTTTCTCGAACTGGAAGCTGCTGCTAGATCTT CATTCCTAGATGAAAACCAACATGCTTCAGAATCAAATCCTTCTGTGAATAGTTCTGTTTCTTCCCTTCAAGTTCATCCTAATCTAAGCTTGTCTGCAATAGCTGGGAGTTCATCGCTCACATCAGATTATGGCAGTGACACAGCTTATGAGATATCTGATGTTGGCACACCACGCCTTGGAAGGGATAATAACTCTGATTTTGGGACAGATGATCTCTCTTTGGATGAGGATGCAACAAGTCCAATAGATAAGTTTGTGAAGTTTGGGATGTCCAACATTGATGAAGGCTTGTTCATGGGTCAGGCTATTCTAGAACAACTTGGAAATTATCCTAGACATAGGGTGCACAGCAGAGAGAGTAATAAATTTGAAGATAACAATAAAGCTAATGGAAATGCTTCCAAATCGTCTGATCTTGTTGTTGGTACTGATGGTATGAACAGACTCTCTTTGGAGCGGGAGAACACCAAAGTTATCCGTCATGCTAGGAAGTTATCTGGTGAGAGCATTGGAAGCGATACAAGTTCCCAAAGGGGCAGTGAATTGTCAGGCTCAGCAATTCCCAGTTTATATGGACAAGGGCTGGTTGACGTACCCAGAGCGGCTGAGACGTCAGCGAACATTGAGAACACTGACTTACTGCTGCCAAGTGATGTGCAATTATTACTTCTTTCAGATCAGCGCCAAAAAATGAACAGGGTGCTTGCAACCATGCAAAGGAGACTAATAACAGCAAAAACTGACATGGAGGATCTTATCTCAAGATTAAATCAGGAAATTGCTGTGAAAGACTACCTCACAACTAAG AGACTCTACGAAGAGGAGAGGAAAGCCAATGAACAAGCAAGGACATCTTTTATGAAGCTGCTAAATGAATGCCAAGTTCTTCGACAGCGGTTTGAAGAATGCAACATTAATTTAGTCAACGAAAATGAAGACGACCTTGCCATGGATCCCTCATGCTCAGATGCCTTGAATCTCCTCACGACCTATGACAACCAAATCAACCTTATCCTTTCAGAG GTGAACACAGACCAAGGAGCCGATTCCTCTTCTGCTACTGCTGAGAAAGTGAATGATGTAAATACTGACTCCTGGACTGTAGATGAAAAGTTGAGAAACATGCTGACAAATGTCCTTGTTGATAACGGTAAGTTGAGGAAACAGGTGAACTCAGTCATGCGTTATGCtctgaaaaagaaaatgtcaTCTCCTGGAGAGAGTGAAGATCCTTCGAGTGAAACTATACAAAACAAGCATTTAGATAGTTGA
- the LOC132636170 gene encoding PX domain-containing protein EREL2 isoform X1 gives MQRQSPPKHRHDGTSPLPLGMDWSPPPKNWAGRETVWPHDPHTGWSYCVTIPSRVVLAKSTNSDPIVFYRVLVGLQSPEGNTTTRVVLRRFNDFLKFLAAEDFNNHRVLNSVVDSVSQLKRMFPRKNIPPAPPKGFLRMKTRTLLEERRSSLEEWMTKLLSDIDVSRSVPVASFLELEAAARSSFLDENQHASESNPSVNSSVSSLQVHPNLSLSAIAGSSSLTSDYGSDTAYEISDVGTPRLGRDNNSDFGTDDLSLDEDATSPIDKFVKFGMSNIDEGLFMGQAILEQLGNYPRHRVHSRESNKFEDNNKANGNASKSSDLVVGTDGMNRLSLERENTKVIRHARKLSGESIGSDTSSQRGSELSGSAIPSLYGQGLVDVPRAAETSANIENTDLLLPSDVQLLLLSDQRQKMNRVLATMQRRLITAKTDMEDLISRLNQEIAVKDYLTTKVKDLEVELEATKQKSKENLEQAILVERERVTQIQWDMEELRRKSLEMELKLNPQKDKLGNASMEDNASPENDRVLQELDATKRKLDELQKQHQELEVKSKADLKILIKEVRSLRVSQADLKQQLNHSLKEKLEAERLYEEERKANEQARTSFMKLLNECQVLRQRFEECNINLVNENEDDLAMDPSCSDALNLLTTYDNQINLILSEVNTDQGADSSSATAEKVNDVNTDSWTVDEKLRNMLTNVLVDNGKLRKQVNSVMRYALKKKMSSPGESEDPSSETIQNKHLDS, from the exons ATGCAGAGGCAAAGTCCGCCGAAGCATAGACATGATGGGACTTCGCCTTTGCCATTGGGTATGGATTGGAGCCCTCCTCCCAAGAATTGG GCTGGACGAGAAACTGTTTGGCCTCATGATCCTCACACGGGCTGGAGCTACTGTGTTACAATTCCTTCGCGGGTTGTCCTGGCAAAATCGACAAATTCAGATCCCATAGTG TTTTACAGGGTTTTGGTTGGCTTACAATCACCAGAAGGGAATACAACTACACGGGTCGTATTAAGAAGGTTCAAtgatttcttgaagtttcttgctGCT GAGGATTTTAATAATCACAGGGTACTTAATAGTGTGGTTGATTCTGTGTCACAGCTGAAAAGAATGTTTCCGAGGAAGAATATTCCTCCTGCCCCACCCAAGGGTTTCTTGCGGATGAAAACTAGAACCCTTCTAGAAGAG AGAAGGTCCTCCTTGGAGGAATGGATGACCAAATTACTATCTGATATTGATGTATCAAGAAGTGTTCCAGTGGCATCTTTTCTCGAACTGGAAGCTGCTGCTAGATCTT CATTCCTAGATGAAAACCAACATGCTTCAGAATCAAATCCTTCTGTGAATAGTTCTGTTTCTTCCCTTCAAGTTCATCCTAATCTAAGCTTGTCTGCAATAGCTGGGAGTTCATCGCTCACATCAGATTATGGCAGTGACACAGCTTATGAGATATCTGATGTTGGCACACCACGCCTTGGAAGGGATAATAACTCTGATTTTGGGACAGATGATCTCTCTTTGGATGAGGATGCAACAAGTCCAATAGATAAGTTTGTGAAGTTTGGGATGTCCAACATTGATGAAGGCTTGTTCATGGGTCAGGCTATTCTAGAACAACTTGGAAATTATCCTAGACATAGGGTGCACAGCAGAGAGAGTAATAAATTTGAAGATAACAATAAAGCTAATGGAAATGCTTCCAAATCGTCTGATCTTGTTGTTGGTACTGATGGTATGAACAGACTCTCTTTGGAGCGGGAGAACACCAAAGTTATCCGTCATGCTAGGAAGTTATCTGGTGAGAGCATTGGAAGCGATACAAGTTCCCAAAGGGGCAGTGAATTGTCAGGCTCAGCAATTCCCAGTTTATATGGACAAGGGCTGGTTGACGTACCCAGAGCGGCTGAGACGTCAGCGAACATTGAGAACACTGACTTACTGCTGCCAAGTGATGTGCAATTATTACTTCTTTCAGATCAGCGCCAAAAAATGAACAGGGTGCTTGCAACCATGCAAAGGAGACTAATAACAGCAAAAACTGACATGGAGGATCTTATCTCAAGATTAAATCAGGAAATTGCTGTGAAAGACTACCTCACAACTAAG GTTAAGGATTTGGAAGTGGAGCTCGAGGCTACTAAACAGAAAAGCAAAGAAAACCTTGAGCAAGCAATCTTGGTTGAAAGGGAAAGGGTCACCCAGATACAGTGGGATATGGAAGAGCTTCGACGGAAGTCATTGGAAATGGAACTGAAATTGAACCCACAAAAG GATAAGCTGGGCAATGCTTCCATGGAAGACAATGCCAGTCCGGAGAATGACAGAGTCTTGCAGGAGTTGGATGCCACAAAACGGAAGCTTGATGAGTTGCAGAAACAACATCAAGAACTTGAAGTAAAATCAAAAGCTGATCTTAAAATTCTCATTAAAGAAGTAAGGTCTCTTCGAGTCTCACAAGCAGATTTGAAGCAGCAGCTAAATCACTCGCTTAAAGAAAAATTGGAGGCTGAG AGACTCTACGAAGAGGAGAGGAAAGCCAATGAACAAGCAAGGACATCTTTTATGAAGCTGCTAAATGAATGCCAAGTTCTTCGACAGCGGTTTGAAGAATGCAACATTAATTTAGTCAACGAAAATGAAGACGACCTTGCCATGGATCCCTCATGCTCAGATGCCTTGAATCTCCTCACGACCTATGACAACCAAATCAACCTTATCCTTTCAGAG GTGAACACAGACCAAGGAGCCGATTCCTCTTCTGCTACTGCTGAGAAAGTGAATGATGTAAATACTGACTCCTGGACTGTAGATGAAAAGTTGAGAAACATGCTGACAAATGTCCTTGTTGATAACGGTAAGTTGAGGAAACAGGTGAACTCAGTCATGCGTTATGCtctgaaaaagaaaatgtcaTCTCCTGGAGAGAGTGAAGATCCTTCGAGTGAAACTATACAAAACAAGCATTTAGATAGTTGA
- the LOC132636170 gene encoding PX domain-containing protein EREL2 isoform X2, which translates to MQRQSPPKHRHDGTSPLPLGMDWSPPPKNWAGRETVWPHDPHTGWSYCVTIPSRVVLAKSTNSDPIVFYRVLVGLQSPEGNTTTRVVLRRFNDFLKFLAALKRMFPRKNIPPAPPKGFLRMKTRTLLEERRSSLEEWMTKLLSDIDVSRSVPVASFLELEAAARSSFLDENQHASESNPSVNSSVSSLQVHPNLSLSAIAGSSSLTSDYGSDTAYEISDVGTPRLGRDNNSDFGTDDLSLDEDATSPIDKFVKFGMSNIDEGLFMGQAILEQLGNYPRHRVHSRESNKFEDNNKANGNASKSSDLVVGTDGMNRLSLERENTKVIRHARKLSGESIGSDTSSQRGSELSGSAIPSLYGQGLVDVPRAAETSANIENTDLLLPSDVQLLLLSDQRQKMNRVLATMQRRLITAKTDMEDLISRLNQEIAVKDYLTTKVKDLEVELEATKQKSKENLEQAILVERERVTQIQWDMEELRRKSLEMELKLNPQKDKLGNASMEDNASPENDRVLQELDATKRKLDELQKQHQELEVKSKADLKILIKEVRSLRVSQADLKQQLNHSLKEKLEAERLYEEERKANEQARTSFMKLLNECQVLRQRFEECNINLVNENEDDLAMDPSCSDALNLLTTYDNQINLILSEVNTDQGADSSSATAEKVNDVNTDSWTVDEKLRNMLTNVLVDNGKLRKQVNSVMRYALKKKMSSPGESEDPSSETIQNKHLDS; encoded by the exons ATGCAGAGGCAAAGTCCGCCGAAGCATAGACATGATGGGACTTCGCCTTTGCCATTGGGTATGGATTGGAGCCCTCCTCCCAAGAATTGG GCTGGACGAGAAACTGTTTGGCCTCATGATCCTCACACGGGCTGGAGCTACTGTGTTACAATTCCTTCGCGGGTTGTCCTGGCAAAATCGACAAATTCAGATCCCATAGTG TTTTACAGGGTTTTGGTTGGCTTACAATCACCAGAAGGGAATACAACTACACGGGTCGTATTAAGAAGGTTCAAtgatttcttgaagtttcttgctGCT CTGAAAAGAATGTTTCCGAGGAAGAATATTCCTCCTGCCCCACCCAAGGGTTTCTTGCGGATGAAAACTAGAACCCTTCTAGAAGAG AGAAGGTCCTCCTTGGAGGAATGGATGACCAAATTACTATCTGATATTGATGTATCAAGAAGTGTTCCAGTGGCATCTTTTCTCGAACTGGAAGCTGCTGCTAGATCTT CATTCCTAGATGAAAACCAACATGCTTCAGAATCAAATCCTTCTGTGAATAGTTCTGTTTCTTCCCTTCAAGTTCATCCTAATCTAAGCTTGTCTGCAATAGCTGGGAGTTCATCGCTCACATCAGATTATGGCAGTGACACAGCTTATGAGATATCTGATGTTGGCACACCACGCCTTGGAAGGGATAATAACTCTGATTTTGGGACAGATGATCTCTCTTTGGATGAGGATGCAACAAGTCCAATAGATAAGTTTGTGAAGTTTGGGATGTCCAACATTGATGAAGGCTTGTTCATGGGTCAGGCTATTCTAGAACAACTTGGAAATTATCCTAGACATAGGGTGCACAGCAGAGAGAGTAATAAATTTGAAGATAACAATAAAGCTAATGGAAATGCTTCCAAATCGTCTGATCTTGTTGTTGGTACTGATGGTATGAACAGACTCTCTTTGGAGCGGGAGAACACCAAAGTTATCCGTCATGCTAGGAAGTTATCTGGTGAGAGCATTGGAAGCGATACAAGTTCCCAAAGGGGCAGTGAATTGTCAGGCTCAGCAATTCCCAGTTTATATGGACAAGGGCTGGTTGACGTACCCAGAGCGGCTGAGACGTCAGCGAACATTGAGAACACTGACTTACTGCTGCCAAGTGATGTGCAATTATTACTTCTTTCAGATCAGCGCCAAAAAATGAACAGGGTGCTTGCAACCATGCAAAGGAGACTAATAACAGCAAAAACTGACATGGAGGATCTTATCTCAAGATTAAATCAGGAAATTGCTGTGAAAGACTACCTCACAACTAAG GTTAAGGATTTGGAAGTGGAGCTCGAGGCTACTAAACAGAAAAGCAAAGAAAACCTTGAGCAAGCAATCTTGGTTGAAAGGGAAAGGGTCACCCAGATACAGTGGGATATGGAAGAGCTTCGACGGAAGTCATTGGAAATGGAACTGAAATTGAACCCACAAAAG GATAAGCTGGGCAATGCTTCCATGGAAGACAATGCCAGTCCGGAGAATGACAGAGTCTTGCAGGAGTTGGATGCCACAAAACGGAAGCTTGATGAGTTGCAGAAACAACATCAAGAACTTGAAGTAAAATCAAAAGCTGATCTTAAAATTCTCATTAAAGAAGTAAGGTCTCTTCGAGTCTCACAAGCAGATTTGAAGCAGCAGCTAAATCACTCGCTTAAAGAAAAATTGGAGGCTGAG AGACTCTACGAAGAGGAGAGGAAAGCCAATGAACAAGCAAGGACATCTTTTATGAAGCTGCTAAATGAATGCCAAGTTCTTCGACAGCGGTTTGAAGAATGCAACATTAATTTAGTCAACGAAAATGAAGACGACCTTGCCATGGATCCCTCATGCTCAGATGCCTTGAATCTCCTCACGACCTATGACAACCAAATCAACCTTATCCTTTCAGAG GTGAACACAGACCAAGGAGCCGATTCCTCTTCTGCTACTGCTGAGAAAGTGAATGATGTAAATACTGACTCCTGGACTGTAGATGAAAAGTTGAGAAACATGCTGACAAATGTCCTTGTTGATAACGGTAAGTTGAGGAAACAGGTGAACTCAGTCATGCGTTATGCtctgaaaaagaaaatgtcaTCTCCTGGAGAGAGTGAAGATCCTTCGAGTGAAACTATACAAAACAAGCATTTAGATAGTTGA
- the LOC132636170 gene encoding PX domain-containing protein EREL1 isoform X3, with product MFPRKNIPPAPPKGFLRMKTRTLLEERRSSLEEWMTKLLSDIDVSRSVPVASFLELEAAARSSFLDENQHASESNPSVNSSVSSLQVHPNLSLSAIAGSSSLTSDYGSDTAYEISDVGTPRLGRDNNSDFGTDDLSLDEDATSPIDKFVKFGMSNIDEGLFMGQAILEQLGNYPRHRVHSRESNKFEDNNKANGNASKSSDLVVGTDGMNRLSLERENTKVIRHARKLSGESIGSDTSSQRGSELSGSAIPSLYGQGLVDVPRAAETSANIENTDLLLPSDVQLLLLSDQRQKMNRVLATMQRRLITAKTDMEDLISRLNQEIAVKDYLTTKVKDLEVELEATKQKSKENLEQAILVERERVTQIQWDMEELRRKSLEMELKLNPQKDKLGNASMEDNASPENDRVLQELDATKRKLDELQKQHQELEVKSKADLKILIKEVRSLRVSQADLKQQLNHSLKEKLEAERLYEEERKANEQARTSFMKLLNECQVLRQRFEECNINLVNENEDDLAMDPSCSDALNLLTTYDNQINLILSEVNTDQGADSSSATAEKVNDVNTDSWTVDEKLRNMLTNVLVDNGKLRKQVNSVMRYALKKKMSSPGESEDPSSETIQNKHLDS from the exons ATGTTTCCGAGGAAGAATATTCCTCCTGCCCCACCCAAGGGTTTCTTGCGGATGAAAACTAGAACCCTTCTAGAAGAG AGAAGGTCCTCCTTGGAGGAATGGATGACCAAATTACTATCTGATATTGATGTATCAAGAAGTGTTCCAGTGGCATCTTTTCTCGAACTGGAAGCTGCTGCTAGATCTT CATTCCTAGATGAAAACCAACATGCTTCAGAATCAAATCCTTCTGTGAATAGTTCTGTTTCTTCCCTTCAAGTTCATCCTAATCTAAGCTTGTCTGCAATAGCTGGGAGTTCATCGCTCACATCAGATTATGGCAGTGACACAGCTTATGAGATATCTGATGTTGGCACACCACGCCTTGGAAGGGATAATAACTCTGATTTTGGGACAGATGATCTCTCTTTGGATGAGGATGCAACAAGTCCAATAGATAAGTTTGTGAAGTTTGGGATGTCCAACATTGATGAAGGCTTGTTCATGGGTCAGGCTATTCTAGAACAACTTGGAAATTATCCTAGACATAGGGTGCACAGCAGAGAGAGTAATAAATTTGAAGATAACAATAAAGCTAATGGAAATGCTTCCAAATCGTCTGATCTTGTTGTTGGTACTGATGGTATGAACAGACTCTCTTTGGAGCGGGAGAACACCAAAGTTATCCGTCATGCTAGGAAGTTATCTGGTGAGAGCATTGGAAGCGATACAAGTTCCCAAAGGGGCAGTGAATTGTCAGGCTCAGCAATTCCCAGTTTATATGGACAAGGGCTGGTTGACGTACCCAGAGCGGCTGAGACGTCAGCGAACATTGAGAACACTGACTTACTGCTGCCAAGTGATGTGCAATTATTACTTCTTTCAGATCAGCGCCAAAAAATGAACAGGGTGCTTGCAACCATGCAAAGGAGACTAATAACAGCAAAAACTGACATGGAGGATCTTATCTCAAGATTAAATCAGGAAATTGCTGTGAAAGACTACCTCACAACTAAG GTTAAGGATTTGGAAGTGGAGCTCGAGGCTACTAAACAGAAAAGCAAAGAAAACCTTGAGCAAGCAATCTTGGTTGAAAGGGAAAGGGTCACCCAGATACAGTGGGATATGGAAGAGCTTCGACGGAAGTCATTGGAAATGGAACTGAAATTGAACCCACAAAAG GATAAGCTGGGCAATGCTTCCATGGAAGACAATGCCAGTCCGGAGAATGACAGAGTCTTGCAGGAGTTGGATGCCACAAAACGGAAGCTTGATGAGTTGCAGAAACAACATCAAGAACTTGAAGTAAAATCAAAAGCTGATCTTAAAATTCTCATTAAAGAAGTAAGGTCTCTTCGAGTCTCACAAGCAGATTTGAAGCAGCAGCTAAATCACTCGCTTAAAGAAAAATTGGAGGCTGAG AGACTCTACGAAGAGGAGAGGAAAGCCAATGAACAAGCAAGGACATCTTTTATGAAGCTGCTAAATGAATGCCAAGTTCTTCGACAGCGGTTTGAAGAATGCAACATTAATTTAGTCAACGAAAATGAAGACGACCTTGCCATGGATCCCTCATGCTCAGATGCCTTGAATCTCCTCACGACCTATGACAACCAAATCAACCTTATCCTTTCAGAG GTGAACACAGACCAAGGAGCCGATTCCTCTTCTGCTACTGCTGAGAAAGTGAATGATGTAAATACTGACTCCTGGACTGTAGATGAAAAGTTGAGAAACATGCTGACAAATGTCCTTGTTGATAACGGTAAGTTGAGGAAACAGGTGAACTCAGTCATGCGTTATGCtctgaaaaagaaaatgtcaTCTCCTGGAGAGAGTGAAGATCCTTCGAGTGAAACTATACAAAACAAGCATTTAGATAGTTGA